One window from the genome of Candidatus Thermoplasmatota archaeon encodes:
- a CDS encoding helix-turn-helix domain-containing protein — protein sequence MGIKLNKTADGREHVVLEPELAARLESAVRASSGFSLRVGESLARVEPREFDTSLVHVMERVKPLFQKWTLEMLFVLAVAQKLRFNQIKSRLEGISSRTLSTKLQELEAMGLVDRNVVNERPVRIEYRLSEQGRVIAGLTAPLVVYMSLEPARVVPALATIHADDDAPATQA from the coding sequence ATGGGGATCAAGCTTAACAAGACCGCGGATGGGCGCGAGCACGTCGTCTTGGAGCCCGAGCTTGCGGCACGCCTGGAAAGCGCGGTCCGGGCCTCCAGCGGGTTCTCGCTGCGCGTGGGCGAGTCGCTTGCCCGGGTCGAGCCCCGCGAGTTCGACACGAGCCTCGTCCACGTGATGGAGCGCGTGAAGCCCCTGTTCCAGAAGTGGACGCTTGAGATGCTCTTTGTCCTCGCCGTGGCCCAGAAGCTTCGCTTCAACCAGATCAAGTCCCGCCTGGAGGGCATCAGCTCCCGCACGCTCTCGACGAAGCTCCAGGAGCTCGAGGCCATGGGCCTCGTCGACCGCAACGTGGTCAACGAGCGGCCCGTCCGCATCGAGTATCGCCTGAGCGAGCAGGGCCGCGTCATCGCGGGGCTCACGGCGCCGCTTGTGGTCTACATGAGCCTCGAGCCCGCCCGCGTCGTGCCCGCGCTTGCAACGATCCACGCGGACGACGACGCGCCGGCCACGCAGGCCTAG
- a CDS encoding HVO_0476 family zinc finger protein, giving the protein HKTIRKEVVLGPRETLSVGDELTLGRLRVRIHGIKVEGKMLDKGSAEAKEIVRVFAKPVRL; this is encoded by the coding sequence GCACAAGACGATCCGCAAGGAGGTCGTGCTGGGCCCGCGCGAGACGCTCTCGGTGGGCGACGAGCTCACGCTCGGGCGGTTGCGCGTGCGCATCCACGGCATCAAGGTCGAGGGCAAAATGCTCGACAAGGGAAGCGCCGAGGCCAAGGAGATCGTGCGGGTGTTCGCGAAGCCCGTGCGCCTGTAG
- a CDS encoding helix-turn-helix domain-containing protein — protein MRRQVEFAVTGRSPSPVYDLLLARPKLRATIRTTCATSDAVSRLVIVQGPERDLDELSARLAREAAAGGTLQPLARQPGSLAFFDPDLDDGRGRPSLPQLCARELGPRAAYAARVEAGALLVTVTAPAEAPFERFVDAARTALAPSLRLRLLRLGPAPSKAASGGLAPPDERILLHALSHGYFDEPRRTSIRLLAARQNRSKSALEEDLRRAVARLCALHLEWIRAQRSGSPSLAVELWAPVEATGLRSAILSEPALVGRVESLSVVDAEAWEILVVEGPPEAVARLDRQLGGALPQPILAREVLERSLGRRVIFERWARPREGSGGFSPEHLLRDACGAAGALTTEFRHGAGRLTAYGSQPGLARFAQGVRDFAQGRYRFVQIPEAPSFANRAGADLRALRKAAEGGFFASPRRIGLAQVGREIHASASTAGIRIRRALARVILTHVPGAHAALAVGQDAPPIAPSGVDGRRVLAPVQSLQ, from the coding sequence GTGCGCCGACAAGTCGAATTCGCCGTGACCGGTCGGAGCCCCAGCCCCGTCTACGATCTTCTCTTGGCGCGCCCCAAGCTCCGCGCCACGATCCGAACCACCTGCGCCACCTCCGACGCCGTGTCCCGCCTGGTGATCGTGCAGGGGCCCGAGCGCGACCTCGACGAGCTCTCGGCCCGGCTGGCGCGCGAAGCCGCCGCCGGCGGAACCCTCCAGCCCCTGGCGCGCCAACCGGGCTCGCTGGCCTTTTTCGACCCGGACCTCGACGACGGGCGCGGGCGCCCGTCGCTTCCCCAGCTTTGCGCGCGCGAGCTGGGTCCCCGCGCGGCCTACGCGGCCCGCGTGGAAGCCGGCGCGCTCCTTGTCACCGTCACCGCGCCCGCCGAGGCCCCGTTCGAGCGTTTCGTCGACGCCGCGCGAACGGCGTTGGCTCCCTCGCTTCGCTTGCGCCTGCTGCGCCTTGGGCCGGCGCCTTCCAAGGCGGCATCGGGGGGGCTTGCCCCGCCGGACGAGAGGATCCTCCTTCACGCCCTCTCCCATGGATACTTCGACGAGCCGCGGCGCACCTCCATCCGGCTGCTTGCGGCGCGGCAGAACCGCTCGAAGAGCGCGCTGGAGGAGGATCTCCGTCGCGCCGTGGCGCGTCTTTGCGCCTTGCACCTCGAGTGGATCCGCGCGCAGCGAAGCGGCTCGCCATCGCTTGCCGTGGAGCTTTGGGCACCCGTCGAGGCGACGGGACTTCGCTCGGCCATCCTGTCGGAGCCCGCGCTCGTGGGTCGCGTGGAATCGCTTTCGGTCGTCGACGCAGAGGCCTGGGAGATCCTCGTCGTGGAAGGCCCGCCCGAGGCGGTAGCGCGGCTCGATCGCCAGCTGGGCGGGGCCCTTCCGCAACCGATCCTGGCGCGGGAGGTTCTCGAGCGGTCCCTCGGACGTCGGGTCATCTTCGAGCGCTGGGCCCGGCCGCGCGAGGGCTCCGGAGGATTCTCGCCCGAGCACCTCCTCCGGGACGCTTGCGGAGCGGCCGGCGCGCTCACGACCGAGTTTCGCCACGGCGCGGGAAGGCTTACGGCCTACGGATCGCAGCCGGGGCTTGCGCGCTTTGCCCAAGGCGTGCGGGACTTCGCGCAAGGCCGGTACCGGTTCGTGCAGATCCCGGAAGCACCCTCTTTTGCAAACCGCGCCGGCGCCGACCTTCGCGCGCTGCGCAAGGCCGCCGAGGGCGGTTTCTTTGCATCCCCCCGGCGCATCGGATTGGCGCAGGTGGGTCGCGAGATCCATGCAAGCGCGAGCACGGCGGGCATCCGGATTCGACGCGCGCTTGCGCGGGTCATCCTGACGCACGTGCCGGGCGCCCACGCCGCGCTTGCAGTCGGGCAGGACGCGCCCCCGATCGCACCTTCGGGCGTGGACGGCCGCCGGGTGCTCGCTCCTGTGCAATCGTTGCAATAG
- a CDS encoding S8 family serine peptidase — translation MKGIVVVIAMFVVLGVSTASAVPQVGMTDAGPPQFASAGVSERASSGLWIVAFHELPEDRSTYAGQTVVSVNEDLRFFVVDVSTPHEFFATTARDDNVRYVERDLEVVRASLVPNDTHYANYQYDMKPATTNMELAWDKGFGTTSTKVCVGDTGQRRTHEDFQGVTWYHWFDAINGKTTAYDDNGHGSHVTGTIAAMPNNAKGVAGITKVAIGGVKLLNTRGSGTVSQVANGINSCTGSGAHIHSYSLGTTGDSSTIRNAINAALDAGAFIAAASGNGGCSNCVEYPAKYPGVTAVGSTGKTNVVSSFTSKGPELDFSAPGEDIPSLWTDKQPCTKQNADRCYVLSSGTSMATPHVAGLAALVKSNNPGFTSQQIYDRLKSTAMDLGASGHDSTYGWGLIRGGAA, via the coding sequence ATGAAAGGAATCGTCGTTGTGATCGCGATGTTCGTTGTGCTTGGAGTTTCGACCGCCTCGGCCGTCCCGCAGGTCGGCATGACCGACGCCGGACCGCCGCAGTTCGCATCGGCCGGCGTTTCGGAGCGCGCGTCGTCGGGCCTGTGGATCGTGGCCTTCCACGAGCTGCCGGAGGACCGGTCCACGTACGCGGGCCAGACCGTCGTCTCGGTGAACGAGGACCTCCGGTTCTTCGTCGTGGACGTTTCGACTCCGCACGAGTTCTTCGCGACCACGGCACGCGACGACAACGTGCGCTACGTCGAGCGGGACCTTGAGGTCGTGCGGGCCTCGCTTGTCCCCAACGACACGCACTACGCGAACTACCAGTACGACATGAAACCCGCGACCACGAACATGGAGCTTGCCTGGGACAAAGGCTTCGGGACGACGTCCACGAAGGTCTGCGTGGGCGACACCGGCCAACGCAGGACGCACGAGGACTTTCAGGGCGTGACCTGGTACCACTGGTTTGACGCCATCAACGGCAAGACCACGGCCTACGACGACAACGGGCACGGGTCGCACGTCACCGGCACGATTGCCGCCATGCCGAACAACGCCAAGGGCGTGGCGGGCATCACGAAGGTCGCCATCGGCGGCGTGAAGCTCTTGAACACCCGCGGCTCGGGCACCGTAAGCCAGGTGGCAAACGGCATCAACTCCTGCACGGGCTCGGGCGCCCACATCCACAGCTACTCGCTTGGCACCACGGGCGACTCGTCCACCATCCGAAACGCCATCAACGCCGCCCTCGACGCGGGCGCGTTTATCGCGGCGGCCTCGGGGAACGGCGGCTGCAGCAACTGTGTGGAGTATCCCGCGAAGTACCCGGGCGTGACGGCCGTGGGCAGCACGGGCAAGACGAACGTCGTGTCGTCGTTCACGAGCAAAGGCCCCGAGCTCGACTTCTCCGCGCCGGGCGAGGACATTCCCTCGCTGTGGACGGACAAGCAGCCGTGCACGAAGCAGAACGCCGACCGGTGCTACGTGCTCTCGTCGGGCACCTCGATGGCCACGCCCCACGTGGCGGGCCTTGCCGCTCTCGTGAAGAGCAACAACCCGGGCTTCACGTCCCAGCAGATCTACGACCGCCTGAAGTCCACCGCGATGGACCTTGGGGCCTCCGGCCACGACAGCACGTACGGCTGGGGCCTCATCCGCGGCGGCGCGGCCTGA
- a CDS encoding S8 family serine peptidase, whose protein sequence is MSVSVAIAFFGFPYGTAVADLASVDPILVDPSRAPVGERDYIVGFFDRIPSEIEPGATYHGATVLWTDADLVFAVVRAEPASLFEAQVRTDDRVRYYEWDNPMAAFLRLVPNDSLYGNSGHWGSKKIGAETAWDRTLGSTSVKVQMMDSGLVKTHEEFAGSGRVLQGYDFVNNDNDPNDEGGACGYHGTHTTGTAGATINNAKGIAGMSQHTILPVKAFYVSGIYCTSSTTTLVNALKYAGDQGAHIASNSWGSSAASAAMNDAVQYSHDRGVTHVAAAGNSGPCTNCVSYPWRDKASVVIVVSSTTSSDGFSSFSSEGPQVDVSAPGSDILSACGPNTNSYCTMSGTSMATPHVAGTAALLKTLNPSWGFTDIENRLRNTALDLGAAGFDNKFGYGRIRADAATAPATSVPSAPSLSASAGNLQVSLSWTTPSDGGSPITGYRLYRGTTSGSLSLYASLGVTTSYTDTSVTNGVTYYYQVSAVNAVGEGPRSNQVSATPSCPGPSNNCFGSPISATGSPYSNTQSTSGADLEAGEPRPCGSIGATVWYSWTAPAAGTATVSTVGGSTNYDTVVAAYTGSSLGSLANLACNDDTGGGLQSQISFTCTSGTTYRIQLGGYNGATGTATLSISGCQAATAVLDEKFDGGTGTPAGWTFSGLWRVGSTCAGAVSSPNSLQYNQASTCNYATGSRTTGNADTPAMNLNNIASPKLTFDTKYVKENYSGGAYDILRVQVQVSGSTSWTTLWQRDSRNADQTAWGPVEIGLSSYKSSGTKVRFFFDSVDGTANNYLGWAIDNVKVQ, encoded by the coding sequence GTGAGCGTCAGCGTCGCGATCGCGTTCTTCGGTTTCCCGTACGGCACAGCCGTGGCCGATCTTGCAAGCGTCGATCCGATTCTCGTGGACCCTTCGCGCGCGCCGGTGGGCGAGCGCGACTACATCGTCGGGTTCTTCGACAGGATCCCTTCGGAGATCGAGCCGGGCGCGACGTACCACGGTGCGACCGTGCTGTGGACCGACGCGGACCTCGTCTTTGCCGTCGTGCGGGCCGAGCCAGCCTCGCTTTTCGAAGCGCAGGTTCGCACGGACGACCGCGTGCGCTACTACGAATGGGACAACCCCATGGCGGCCTTCCTGCGGCTTGTGCCCAACGATTCCCTGTACGGCAACTCGGGCCACTGGGGCAGCAAGAAGATCGGCGCGGAGACCGCGTGGGACCGGACGCTTGGCTCCACCTCCGTCAAGGTCCAGATGATGGATTCGGGCCTCGTCAAGACGCACGAGGAGTTCGCGGGCTCCGGCCGCGTGCTGCAAGGGTACGACTTCGTGAACAACGACAACGACCCGAACGACGAGGGAGGCGCCTGCGGCTACCACGGCACGCACACCACCGGCACGGCCGGCGCCACGATCAACAACGCCAAAGGCATCGCGGGCATGAGCCAGCACACGATCCTTCCCGTGAAGGCGTTCTACGTCTCCGGCATCTACTGCACGTCCTCCACCACCACGCTCGTGAACGCGCTCAAGTACGCCGGCGACCAAGGCGCGCACATCGCCTCGAACTCGTGGGGCTCCAGCGCCGCGAGCGCAGCCATGAACGACGCCGTGCAATACTCGCACGACCGCGGCGTCACGCACGTCGCGGCCGCCGGCAACTCGGGCCCGTGCACGAATTGCGTCTCCTACCCGTGGCGCGACAAGGCGTCTGTCGTGATCGTCGTCTCGTCGACGACCTCCTCCGACGGGTTTTCGAGCTTCTCGAGCGAGGGGCCCCAAGTGGACGTCTCGGCGCCCGGGAGCGACATCCTGTCGGCCTGCGGCCCCAACACGAACAGCTACTGCACGATGAGCGGCACCTCGATGGCCACGCCGCACGTGGCGGGCACGGCCGCGCTCCTCAAGACGCTCAACCCGTCCTGGGGCTTCACGGACATCGAGAACCGATTGCGAAACACCGCCCTTGACCTCGGCGCGGCGGGCTTCGACAACAAGTTCGGCTACGGCCGCATCCGCGCCGACGCGGCGACGGCTCCGGCGACTTCAGTGCCCTCGGCGCCTTCGCTTTCGGCCTCGGCCGGCAACTTGCAAGTGTCGCTCTCGTGGACGACGCCCTCCGACGGCGGAAGCCCCATCACGGGCTACCGGCTCTACCGGGGGACCACGTCGGGCTCGCTCTCGCTCTACGCGAGCCTTGGCGTCACGACGTCGTACACCGACACGAGCGTGACAAACGGCGTGACGTACTACTACCAGGTCTCCGCCGTGAACGCCGTCGGCGAGGGACCGCGCAGCAACCAGGTTTCGGCCACGCCCTCCTGTCCGGGACCGTCGAACAACTGTTTTGGCAGTCCCATCTCCGCCACGGGATCGCCCTACTCGAACACGCAAAGCACGAGCGGGGCCGACCTCGAGGCCGGCGAGCCGCGGCCGTGCGGCAGCATCGGCGCGACCGTTTGGTACAGCTGGACCGCGCCGGCCGCGGGCACCGCGACCGTGAGCACGGTGGGCGGAAGCACGAACTACGACACCGTGGTTGCCGCGTACACCGGAAGCAGCCTTGGCTCACTTGCGAACCTCGCTTGCAACGACGACACGGGAGGCGGCCTGCAATCGCAGATCAGCTTCACCTGCACCTCCGGGACGACGTACCGCATCCAGCTTGGCGGCTACAACGGCGCCACCGGCACGGCCACGCTGTCCATCAGCGGGTGCCAGGCTGCGACGGCCGTCCTCGACGAGAAGTTCGACGGCGGAACGGGCACGCCTGCCGGTTGGACGTTCAGCGGGCTGTGGCGCGTGGGCAGCACGTGCGCGGGAGCCGTGTCGTCGCCCAACTCCCTGCAGTACAACCAGGCGAGCACGTGCAACTACGCGACGGGCTCGCGCACGACCGGGAACGCGGACACGCCGGCGATGAACCTCAACAACATCGCCTCGCCCAAGCTCACCTTCGACACGAAGTACGTGAAGGAGAACTATTCGGGTGGCGCCTACGACATCCTGCGCGTGCAGGTGCAAGTGTCCGGCAGCACGTCGTGGACGACCCTCTGGCAGCGCGACAGCCGCAACGCCGACCAGACGGCGTGGGGCCCGGTCGAGATCGGCCTGTCGAGCTACAAGAGCAGCGGCACGAAGGTCCGCTTCTTCTTCGACTCGGTCGACGGGACGGCCAACAACTACCTCGGGTGGGCCATCGACAACGTGAAAGTCCAATGA